A single Candidatus Methanomethylicota archaeon DNA region contains:
- a CDS encoding cupin domain-containing protein: MFGELIHEDIMEKVVHYTKVESEFVKAEGARETYVRWLITDKDGAPNFAMRLFEVKPGGNSPYHEHPYEHEIFILDGDGKVIIDGREYMVSRGFAIYIPPNAKHTIINNGKSDLKFLCMIPLTTKGK, encoded by the coding sequence TTGTTTGGTGAACTAATTCATGAGGATATTATGGAGAAAGTTGTACACTACACTAAAGTTGAAAGTGAATTCGTGAAGGCTGAGGGAGCACGTGAAACATATGTTAGGTGGCTAATAACGGACAAAGATGGTGCACCAAACTTTGCCATGAGATTATTTGAAGTAAAGCCTGGCGGAAATTCACCATACCATGAACACCCATATGAACATGAAATATTCATACTAGATGGAGATGGAAAGGTAATTATAGATGGAAGAGAATACATGGTTTCAAGGGGGTTTGCAATATACATACCTCCAAATGCAAAACACACAATAATCAACAATGGAAAGAGCGATTTGAAATTCCTATGCATGATACCATTAACCACTAAAGGGAAATAA
- a CDS encoding MoaD/ThiS family protein: protein MGNPTTTNEIHVKVKFTSYLRDLIGRNDAVIKMKSGVSVDDLMKILWEKWPIIGKMDMHGEGPIVILLNGKPVGRSVKLNDGDEVELIPPATGG, encoded by the coding sequence ATGGGAAACCCGACCACCACAAATGAAATACATGTGAAGGTTAAATTCACATCATATCTTAGAGATTTGATTGGTAGGAATGATGCTGTTATAAAGATGAAAAGTGGGGTAAGTGTTGATGATTTGATGAAGATTCTTTGGGAGAAGTGGCCTATAATAGGGAAGATGGATATGCATGGTGAAGGCCCAATAGTAATACTTTTGAATGGTAAGCCTGTTGGGAGAAGTGTAAAGTTGAATGATGGTGATGAAGTAGAGTTGATACCGCCAGCAACTGGAGGATGA